The following are from one region of the Staphylococcus schleiferi genome:
- a CDS encoding teichoic acid D-Ala incorporation-associated protein DltX: protein MNFNRSSVRFVALTLLYFAIMLTLYFIYGNGDAHNTFIYNDF from the coding sequence ATGAATTTCAATCGCTCGTCTGTTAGATTCGTCGCCTTAACGTTACTTTATTTTGCTATTATGTTGACTTTGTACTTTATATATGGCAATGGAGATGCACATAACACATTTATTTATAATGATTTTTAA
- a CDS encoding YolD-like family protein, with amino-acid sequence MKDKTLPTAYQSETDYRKIPRQYLNASIPQGRGIVKWAPFATLPEQFSEIKQFEANQLKIDRPDLSEDQINEINQMLHFKIAKNAFTQISYWRSGQIHTIQGYIASINTLENTLVIANERRTDQLTIGLNELYGVE; translated from the coding sequence ATGAAAGATAAAACACTGCCAACTGCGTATCAATCCGAAACCGATTATCGAAAGATTCCTAGACAATATTTAAATGCGAGCATCCCTCAAGGACGCGGTATTGTGAAATGGGCGCCCTTTGCGACACTACCCGAACAATTTTCAGAGATTAAACAATTCGAAGCCAATCAACTAAAAATAGACCGCCCAGATTTAAGCGAAGATCAAATCAACGAAATCAATCAAATGCTGCATTTTAAAATTGCTAAAAACGCCTTCACTCAAATTAGCTATTGGCGTTCCGGACAGATTCATACCATTCAAGGTTACATTGCAAGCATTAACACATTAGAAAATACATTGGTCATTGCGAATGAACGACGTACCGATCAACTCACAATTGGCTTAAATGAACTTTATGGTGTCGAATAA
- a CDS encoding SdrD B-like domain-containing protein produces MNKHYPTKARTLSRFSIRKCSVGTASFLIGTVAFFGIHHEAFAAENTQQPVTVNQIQSQDKEDASSTQTETNNDSSSTDENAAKEASASQPKDNANTQNENAQSPENQESVSKTNQTEQESPEKASTESEQSTNTSSTTDSENATTENKQPTNSTEKQPSTEQQQTQSKKSPASTSTEKEATDTQNVKEQPTNTETTKDQNTENQNIENQTAKEQNPNTQASSNQNSTDQNTTPEENLSNSNTPQTNTTPSTQPVESSNTNTQSPSTESLRTTQSPNTSSELKKVKGTTKLRAVSKNEAQPVAAGGSNVNDKVHATDISTSETYIEPNNSGSYYLRSKFNVDGQVKSGDYFTVEMPKTVNVYGDTRFDPNHQEKIKNEDGQVIALGDYDVQNHRMTYTFTDAVNNLTNISGQFNLTQFMDRKVATDSKVYPLNYKVAGESLDTQINVNYGKYYNVGDSNLKSMITLEDPDKGDYEQYIYVNPMKRTAKGTVVELQSYQDDPAKSNGQLDPKNSKIQIFKVGPNDKLNDSFGVEDSQYQDVTNQFNINYYKDGLAYINFGNLNGARYIVKVTSKEKPDSKADLNLRSTMYTQNQYNQYDRLTWDNNILKSSSSGTADGSQAVYSLGDKVWDDINKDGIQDSNEPGIAGVKVTLKDSNGNVIDTTKTNANGKYSFDNLQNGNYKVSFETPADYTPTKSDAGNDALDSDGPVDAMAIISDGNNLTVDQGFYRTETPKYNVGDKVWEDSNKDGIQDNNEPGIANVTVTLKDADGNIIGTQVTDENGKYLFKDVAEGEYTIDFETPNGYTPTLTGQGFLNTDSNGTTAKILVDADDYTIDSGFYKSTPDQPSPDNPDNPDQPSPDNPNNPDQPSPDNPNNPDQPSPNQPDNPNQPSPNEPNQPGNPDQPSPNEPNQPGNPDQPSPNEPNQPGNPDQPSPNVPSQPGNPDQPSPNVPSQPGNPDQPSPNVPSQPGNPDQPSPNVPSQPGNPDQPSSNMPNEPGNPDQPSSNMPNEPGMPGQHETSQSNASNHEAMTEQQKSKALPKSGQTSSNQGTLFGTLLAGLGSLFLLRKRRHRQDK; encoded by the coding sequence ATGAACAAGCATTACCCAACTAAGGCTAGAACACTTTCTCGTTTTTCGATTAGAAAATGTTCTGTAGGTACCGCCTCATTCTTAATAGGTACCGTTGCATTTTTTGGTATTCATCACGAAGCATTTGCGGCAGAAAATACGCAACAACCTGTGACCGTTAACCAGATACAGTCACAAGATAAAGAAGATGCATCTAGCACGCAAACCGAAACAAATAACGATAGTTCCTCAACTGATGAAAATGCAGCAAAAGAAGCGTCTGCATCACAACCGAAAGATAACGCAAATACTCAGAATGAAAATGCACAGTCTCCTGAAAATCAAGAATCTGTGTCAAAAACAAATCAAACAGAACAAGAAAGTCCAGAAAAAGCATCAACAGAAAGTGAGCAATCTACAAATACATCTTCAACAACAGATTCTGAAAACGCAACAACAGAGAATAAACAACCTACGAATTCAACTGAAAAACAACCTTCAACTGAACAACAGCAAACACAATCTAAAAAATCCCCAGCTTCAACATCTACTGAAAAAGAAGCAACAGATACTCAAAATGTGAAGGAACAACCTACAAATACTGAGACAACTAAAGATCAAAATACAGAGAATCAAAATATAGAGAATCAAACTGCAAAAGAACAAAATCCAAACACGCAAGCGTCTAGCAATCAAAATTCAACAGATCAAAATACAACACCTGAAGAAAACCTTTCAAATTCTAATACACCTCAAACGAATACGACACCATCTACTCAACCTGTTGAATCTTCAAACACAAACACTCAAAGCCCATCTACAGAAAGCTTACGTACCACACAATCACCTAATACATCTTCTGAATTAAAAAAAGTTAAAGGGACAACAAAATTACGTGCTGTAAGTAAAAATGAAGCACAACCAGTCGCAGCCGGTGGTTCAAATGTAAACGATAAAGTCCACGCTACAGACATTTCTACTTCTGAAACATATATTGAACCGAACAACTCAGGAAGTTATTATTTGAGAAGTAAATTTAACGTTGATGGCCAAGTAAAAAGCGGTGACTACTTTACTGTTGAAATGCCAAAAACAGTCAATGTCTATGGGGATACACGATTTGACCCAAATCATCAAGAGAAAATTAAAAATGAAGATGGTCAAGTGATTGCGCTTGGTGATTACGACGTTCAAAATCATCGTATGACCTATACTTTTACTGATGCTGTAAATAATTTAACGAACATCTCAGGTCAGTTTAATTTGACACAGTTTATGGATCGTAAAGTCGCAACAGACTCAAAAGTCTATCCTTTGAACTACAAAGTTGCGGGTGAAAGTTTAGATACACAAATCAATGTGAATTATGGTAAATATTATAACGTTGGCGATTCTAACCTTAAATCAATGATTACACTTGAAGATCCGGATAAAGGCGATTATGAACAATATATTTATGTCAATCCGATGAAACGTACAGCTAAGGGAACAGTTGTGGAACTGCAATCTTACCAAGATGATCCAGCTAAAAGTAATGGTCAATTAGATCCTAAAAATTCTAAAATCCAAATTTTCAAAGTCGGTCCTAATGACAAATTAAATGATAGTTTTGGTGTAGAAGATAGTCAGTATCAAGATGTTACAAACCAATTCAACATTAACTACTATAAAGATGGATTAGCTTATATCAATTTTGGTAATTTAAATGGTGCACGTTACATCGTTAAAGTGACAAGTAAAGAAAAACCTGATTCAAAAGCAGATCTTAACTTACGCTCAACAATGTACACGCAAAACCAATACAACCAATACGATCGTTTGACTTGGGATAATAATATTTTAAAAAGTAGCTCAAGTGGTACAGCAGATGGCTCACAAGCAGTCTACTCTCTCGGCGATAAAGTCTGGGATGATATCAATAAAGATGGTATTCAAGATAGCAATGAACCCGGCATTGCTGGCGTAAAAGTGACTTTGAAAGACAGTAACGGAAATGTCATTGATACGACAAAAACGAATGCAAACGGAAAATACTCTTTTGACAATTTACAAAACGGTAATTATAAAGTGAGTTTTGAAACACCTGCAGATTATACACCTACCAAGTCAGATGCTGGTAACGATGCCCTCGATTCTGACGGTCCAGTAGATGCGATGGCTATTATTAGCGATGGAAATAACTTAACAGTAGACCAAGGGTTCTATAGAACAGAAACACCTAAATATAATGTGGGTGATAAAGTTTGGGAAGACTCAAATAAAGATGGTATTCAAGATAATAACGAGCCTGGTATTGCCAACGTAACCGTTACACTTAAAGATGCAGATGGCAACATCATCGGTACACAAGTGACTGACGAAAATGGTAAATATTTATTTAAAGATGTCGCAGAAGGTGAATATACTATTGACTTTGAAACACCTAATGGTTATACACCAACGCTTACTGGTCAAGGCTTTTTAAATACAGACTCAAATGGTACAACAGCAAAAATTCTCGTTGATGCTGACGATTATACTATCGACAGTGGCTTCTATAAATCAACGCCTGACCAACCATCACCGGACAATCCAGATAATCCGGACCAACCGTCACCAGACAATCCAAATAATCCGGACCAACCATCACCAGACAATCCAAATAATCCGGATCAACCGTCTCCAAATCAACCGGACAACCCAAATCAACCATCACCGAATGAACCAAATCAACCTGGTAATCCGGACCAACCGTCACCGAATGAACCAAACCAACCTGGTAATCCGGATCAACCATCACCAAATGAACCGAACCAACCCGGTAATCCGGATCAACCATCGCCGAATGTACCAAGCCAACCTGGCAACCCAGACCAACCATCACCGAATGTACCAAGCCAACCTGGCAACCCAGATCAACCGTCACCGAATGTACCAAGCCAACCTGGCAACCCAGACCAACCATCACCGAATGTACCAAGCCAACCTGGCAACCCAGATCAACCGTCATCAAATATGCCAAATGAGCCTGGTAATCCGGACCAACCGTCTTCAAATATGCCAAACGAGCCTGGTATGCCAGGACAACACGAAACGTCTCAATCAAATGCTTCAAATCATGAAGCGATGACTGAACAACAAAAATCTAAAGCATTACCGAAATCTGGTCAAACTTCTTCAAATCAAGGTACGCTGTTTGGTACTTTATTAGCTGGATTAGGTAGCCTATTCTTATTACGTAAACGTCGTCATCGTCAAGATAAATAA
- a CDS encoding type II CAAX prenyl endopeptidase Rce1 family protein has product MKKINKSLLWFILSFIAFHIILFIMWGEHEVYWQLYTGIMLIAGISYVFYQRDFESKRLTTSIITGLITGVVLVLVQVIFSWITSDLSYTSLIRQLSRTGVYFKWQMLVTLLFVMPCHELYIRSILQKSITQLTHRAWPAILISALLSSSFFIYLDQWWIVIFIFICQLILSLSYTYTRRIVTTTVAQIVAVVILLIFHG; this is encoded by the coding sequence ATGAAAAAAATAAATAAGTCGCTACTTTGGTTTATACTCAGTTTTATTGCCTTTCACATTATATTATTTATTATGTGGGGTGAACATGAAGTTTATTGGCAGTTGTATACAGGCATTATGCTGATTGCTGGAATTAGTTATGTTTTTTACCAACGTGATTTTGAATCTAAGCGTTTAACGACGTCGATTATTACAGGACTTATTACAGGTGTTGTCCTTGTCCTAGTCCAAGTCATTTTTTCTTGGATTACAAGTGACTTATCCTATACGTCATTAATTCGACAGTTATCGCGGACAGGCGTTTACTTCAAATGGCAAATGCTCGTCACATTGCTTTTTGTTATGCCTTGCCACGAACTTTATATTCGCTCAATTCTGCAAAAGTCAATCACGCAGTTGACACATCGCGCTTGGCCTGCAATTTTGATAAGCGCATTACTTTCTAGTTCATTTTTTATCTACCTTGATCAATGGTGGATTGTCATCTTTATATTTATTTGTCAGTTAATCCTCAGTTTGAGTTATACGTATACACGCCGTATTGTCACAACGACAGTAGCCCAAATTGTAGCGGTTGTAATTTTGTTAATTTTTCATGGTTAA
- a CDS encoding YkvS family protein — protein sequence MTIAEIGDIVEFYDGIKGKVEKINDNSVIVDLTIMENFNQLDLPEKTVINHKRYKIIEHKG from the coding sequence ATGACAATCGCTGAAATAGGAGATATTGTAGAATTCTATGATGGTATAAAAGGAAAAGTGGAAAAGATTAACGACAATTCTGTTATTGTTGACTTAACAATTATGGAAAACTTTAATCAATTAGATTTACCAGAAAAAACCGTTATTAACCATAAAAGATATAAAATTATTGAACACAAAGGATAA
- a CDS encoding lipoate--protein ligase codes for MKFISNNNHTDPTLNLAMEEYVLKTVPMDEDDSYFLFYINRPSIIVGKNQNTIEEVHQPYIDAHHIDVVRRISGGGAVYHDFGNLNFSFITKDDGDSFHNFKKFTQPIVEVLNELGVAAELTGRNDIQVGQAKISGNAMVKVKDRMFSHGTLMLNSELDEVQNALRVNPAKIQSKGVKSVRKRVANIQEFLDEPLDIETFKSIILKKLFGDAEVESYPLTEKDWKNIEKLSNEKYRTWDWNYGKNPKYNFEREHKFDKGFVQLKLDVKKGRIAHAKIFGDFFGEGDVTDLENALEGVSHHKDAIEEALKDYDMYHYFGDIPREALIELMV; via the coding sequence ATGAAATTTATTAGTAACAACAATCATACAGATCCAACTTTAAATTTAGCTATGGAAGAGTATGTGTTGAAAACAGTGCCGATGGACGAAGACGACAGTTATTTTTTATTTTATATCAATAGACCTTCTATTATTGTAGGGAAAAATCAAAATACGATAGAAGAAGTGCATCAACCTTATATTGACGCACATCATATTGATGTGGTAAGACGAATTTCAGGCGGTGGCGCGGTTTATCATGATTTTGGGAATTTAAACTTTAGTTTTATTACTAAAGATGATGGAGATAGCTTTCATAACTTTAAAAAATTTACACAGCCTATCGTAGAAGTATTAAATGAGTTAGGTGTGGCAGCAGAGTTAACAGGGCGTAATGATATTCAAGTTGGGCAAGCGAAAATATCGGGTAATGCAATGGTCAAAGTTAAGGACCGCATGTTTAGTCATGGCACCTTGATGTTAAACAGTGAATTGGATGAAGTTCAAAATGCATTGCGTGTTAATCCGGCTAAAATTCAGTCTAAAGGTGTTAAATCTGTTCGAAAACGTGTGGCAAATATTCAAGAATTTTTAGATGAGCCATTAGATATTGAAACGTTCAAATCAATCATTTTGAAAAAGCTGTTTGGTGATGCCGAAGTCGAATCCTATCCATTAACTGAAAAAGATTGGAAAAATATTGAAAAATTAAGTAATGAAAAATATCGAACATGGGACTGGAATTATGGTAAAAATCCTAAATATAACTTTGAGCGAGAACATAAGTTTGATAAAGGGTTTGTTCAATTGAAGTTAGATGTGAAAAAAGGGCGCATTGCGCATGCCAAAATATTTGGTGATTTCTTTGGTGAGGGAGACGTCACAGATTTAGAAAATGCGCTTGAAGGTGTTTCTCATCATAAAGATGCAATTGAAGAGGCGCTAAAAGATTATGATATGTACCATTATTTTGGGGATATTCCACGAGAAGCATTAATTGAGTTAATGGTATAA
- a CDS encoding transposase translates to MCNDILKLLKIKDNNIKITKVEEDVVIRGKKSNVIFGTLSYKPMTCPHCYHSNPNRIHKHGKRLSRITFLRFQEIAVYLKLLKQCFKCMDGKCYASTESMRISLLIRLEPLNSIMERLKELIKKLN, encoded by the coding sequence ATGTGTAATGATATATTAAAGTTACTAAAAATTAAAGATAATAATATTAAAATCACTAAAGTTGAAGAAGATGTAGTTATTAGAGGTAAGAAATCTAACGTCATCTTTGGTACCCTTTCATACAAGCCTATGACTTGTCCTCACTGTTATCATTCGAATCCAAACCGAATACACAAACACGGAAAACGTTTATCGCGAATTACTTTTTTAAGATTCCAAGAGATAGCAGTGTATTTAAAACTGTTAAAACAATGTTTTAAATGTATGGATGGAAAGTGTTACGCTTCTACAGAAAGTATGAGGATATCATTGCTTATACGATTGGAACCCCTCAATTCAATAATGGAGCGATTGAAGGAATTAATCAAAAAGTTAAACTGA
- a CDS encoding competence protein ComK, giving the protein MNHKFNSAYAICKGDMFLRPVDGPDGILMSTEVFRYDGEQFVVHDRTQRIMERSCRHYGETYAGRKGQAKRIASISNKTPILLTPIYQTYFFPTHSDRVPENCWINMHYVVKLKSMKGSRCKVTFANEQSIILNVSHHSIKHQFLNCIYFAYLMGRSNQVQTHNPEKPIDYSQERFNIFEALSQYALLEKAKKEMSEKKDNDSHFLNL; this is encoded by the coding sequence ATGAACCATAAATTTAATTCAGCCTACGCCATTTGTAAAGGAGATATGTTTCTTAGACCTGTCGATGGACCTGACGGTATTCTCATGAGCACAGAGGTTTTCAGATATGATGGTGAACAGTTTGTTGTTCATGATCGTACGCAACGTATCATGGAAAGAAGTTGTAGGCATTATGGTGAAACCTATGCAGGAAGAAAAGGCCAAGCGAAACGTATTGCAAGTATCTCCAATAAAACACCGATTTTACTCACTCCCATTTATCAAACTTATTTTTTTCCCACACATTCCGATAGAGTTCCCGAAAACTGCTGGATTAACATGCATTATGTAGTTAAATTAAAATCGATGAAAGGATCTCGCTGCAAAGTTACTTTTGCGAATGAACAATCCATTATTTTAAATGTTTCTCATCATAGCATTAAGCATCAATTTTTAAATTGTATTTATTTCGCTTATTTGATGGGAAGATCGAATCAAGTCCAAACGCATAATCCAGAGAAACCCATTGATTATAGTCAAGAGCGCTTTAATATTTTTGAAGCTTTGTCCCAATATGCATTATTAGAAAAAGCAAAAAAAGAAATGAGCGAAAAGAAAGACAATGATAGTCATTTTTTAAATCTTTAG
- a CDS encoding bifunctional metallophosphatase/5'-nucleotidase, whose amino-acid sequence MSQHDEMNIQIIATSDMHSHILNESEHSNIYRAGTYINEVRRQHDHVVLLDNGGNLAGSITAFYYAIIAPYKRHPMIKLMNAMAYDASGISSNEFKYGLDFLNRSIALARFPWLSANIEYSRTREPYFSTPYMVKNINGLKIAVVGLTSEGLMKNENIEMESDVTVEKATVAAKRWIRYIYETVEPEFLIVLYHGGLSKLSHDSKSQGENQAEMIMKQVGIIDLMITGHQHETVIENDGDTLFVQAGQNAENLVHVNVKFRKRRNSFELLEMEPEIVSLNEYEEDQSLLDLTYYDRKAVRSWKNEPIHHHDIDMYFSHFHELLVRPHPYIQLLHESLVQELEATMTCVNLPLPNATGLKGGLKNEDIYNMYPHPDKPMDMTLKGSVIKQLIEESAAHLEWDGNHLTVGDMDPTHFLFWSGFDFTIDINQPPYYRVTQFGLHEDYSYRIVMTDYIYRHYKDILPDVTLHQTYPVTMPELIAKVLKQQLEIKRPKSNMSIIGL is encoded by the coding sequence ATGAGTCAGCATGATGAAATGAATATCCAGATTATTGCAACGTCTGATATGCATAGTCATATTTTAAATGAAAGTGAGCATTCAAATATTTATCGGGCAGGTACATATATTAATGAAGTAAGACGTCAACATGACCACGTCGTTTTATTGGACAATGGTGGTAATCTAGCTGGAAGTATCACTGCGTTTTATTATGCCATCATTGCACCATATAAACGCCATCCGATGATTAAACTTATGAATGCAATGGCATATGATGCAAGCGGGATCAGTTCGAATGAATTTAAGTATGGCTTGGACTTTTTAAACCGCTCTATAGCACTTGCACGTTTCCCTTGGTTATCAGCTAATATTGAATACTCAAGAACAAGAGAACCTTATTTTTCAACGCCGTATATGGTGAAAAATATTAACGGCTTAAAAATTGCGGTTGTGGGTTTAACTTCAGAAGGGCTAATGAAAAATGAAAATATAGAAATGGAATCAGATGTGACAGTAGAGAAAGCCACTGTAGCAGCTAAAAGATGGATTCGTTATATTTATGAAACAGTAGAACCTGAATTTTTAATTGTATTGTATCATGGAGGATTATCTAAGTTAAGTCATGATTCGAAATCACAAGGTGAGAATCAAGCAGAAATGATTATGAAACAAGTGGGGATTATTGATTTAATGATTACAGGGCATCAACATGAGACAGTGATTGAAAATGACGGTGACACGCTATTTGTTCAAGCGGGTCAAAATGCTGAGAATTTAGTGCATGTAAATGTTAAATTTCGTAAAAGACGGAATTCATTTGAACTGCTCGAAATGGAGCCTGAAATTGTGTCTCTAAATGAATACGAAGAAGACCAGTCGCTATTAGATTTAACATATTATGACCGAAAAGCGGTCAGAAGTTGGAAAAATGAACCCATTCATCATCACGATATAGATATGTACTTTTCGCATTTTCATGAACTCCTTGTTCGACCTCATCCATACATCCAATTGTTACATGAAAGTCTCGTTCAAGAATTGGAAGCAACCATGACATGTGTCAATTTGCCTTTACCTAATGCGACAGGTTTAAAGGGGGGCTTGAAAAATGAAGACATATACAATATGTATCCACATCCTGATAAGCCAATGGATATGACACTGAAAGGAAGCGTTATTAAACAGCTCATTGAAGAAAGTGCAGCCCACCTTGAATGGGACGGCAACCATCTAACTGTGGGTGACATGGATCCGACGCACTTTTTATTTTGGTCAGGTTTTGATTTCACAATTGATATCAATCAGCCGCCATATTATCGTGTGACACAGTTTGGTTTGCATGAAGATTATAGTTATCGCATTGTCATGACGGATTATATTTATCGTCACTATAAGGATATTTTACCAGATGTGACATTACATCAAACTTATCCAGTAACGATGCCAGAGCTGATTGCGAAAGTTCTTAAACAACAGTTAGAAATAAAAAGACCTAAGTCGAATATGTCTATTATCGGTTTATAA
- the dltA gene encoding D-alanine--poly(phosphoribitol) ligase subunit DltA has protein sequence MKDVLKMIAQYSQTQPNDIAVQHRGESLSYLELETYSNRLAAQLSNSSAPVVVYGHMSPFMIVGMIAALKARCGYVPIDQSIPANRISHILEKVVPQYIINTTDATIGQHVSTEYFIQDIQSFTEETPFTPIKGDAIAYTIFTSGSTGMPKGVEIYYDSLVEFANWVDSLNQHETKDVWVNQAPFSFDLSVMAIYPCLLSGGTLLLIDKEMIAAPKSLYELFQSERINVWVSTPSFMEICLMLPQFDANGMEGLRTFLFCGEVLAHRTAKTLLNKFPDSYLYNTYGPTEATVAITSVRVTQSLLEEYDTVPVGVPRPGTTLSVTDEGELIIKGNSVSAGYLKDPEKTEKAFFKEDEQRAYYSGDRAVHQDEMWFIKGRIDNQIKYNGYRMELEEIESRMNLLPFISASMVVPIYKRGKIVYLTGVVKLNAEGVQLVDISHEIKTRLKKELPDYMIPKKIEIADEMPLTNNGKLDRKRINEVYQS, from the coding sequence ATGAAAGATGTTTTAAAAATGATTGCACAGTACAGTCAGACACAGCCTAATGATATCGCCGTTCAACATCGTGGTGAGTCATTAAGTTATTTAGAGTTAGAAACATACTCGAACCGCTTAGCAGCACAACTCTCAAATAGCAGCGCACCAGTTGTTGTATACGGTCATATGTCACCATTTATGATTGTGGGTATGATTGCTGCACTTAAAGCAAGATGTGGTTATGTCCCAATTGATCAATCCATCCCTGCAAATCGTATTTCTCATATTTTAGAGAAAGTTGTCCCGCAATATATTATTAATACGACTGACGCAACAATAGGTCAACACGTATCAACTGAATATTTTATTCAAGATATTCAATCATTTACAGAAGAGACGCCTTTCACACCGATTAAAGGTGATGCAATTGCCTACACCATCTTTACATCTGGATCAACAGGTATGCCAAAAGGTGTCGAAATTTACTACGATAGTCTCGTTGAATTTGCAAACTGGGTAGATTCGCTTAATCAACATGAAACTAAAGACGTTTGGGTCAACCAAGCACCGTTTTCATTTGATTTATCAGTAATGGCCATCTATCCTTGTTTACTTTCAGGAGGCACACTGTTACTCATTGATAAAGAAATGATAGCTGCACCTAAATCTTTATATGAATTGTTCCAAAGTGAACGAATTAATGTTTGGGTCTCCACACCATCATTTATGGAAATCTGTTTGATGCTTCCTCAATTTGATGCTAATGGCATGGAAGGGCTTCGAACGTTTTTATTTTGTGGTGAAGTTTTGGCACATCGTACAGCTAAAACATTGTTAAATAAGTTCCCAGATTCTTATTTATACAACACATATGGTCCTACAGAAGCTACTGTTGCCATCACGAGTGTGAGAGTCACACAATCTTTATTAGAAGAATATGACACTGTACCTGTTGGTGTACCAAGACCAGGTACGACGTTAAGTGTAACTGATGAAGGCGAATTAATCATCAAAGGAAACTCGGTTAGTGCCGGTTATTTGAAAGATCCTGAAAAGACGGAAAAAGCATTCTTTAAAGAAGATGAACAACGCGCTTATTATTCAGGTGATCGCGCTGTACATCAAGATGAGATGTGGTTTATTAAAGGTCGTATCGATAACCAAATCAAATATAACGGTTATCGTATGGAACTTGAAGAAATCGAATCAAGAATGAACCTTTTACCGTTTATTAGCGCTTCAATGGTGGTCCCTATTTATAAAAGAGGTAAGATTGTTTATCTGACAGGGGTTGTAAAATTGAATGCTGAAGGCGTTCAATTAGTAGACATTAGCCATGAAATTAAGACGCGTCTAAAAAAAGAATTACCTGATTATATGATTCCTAAAAAAATCGAGATTGCTGATGAAATGCCATTGACAAACAATGGTAAATTAGACCGCAAACGAATTAATGAGGTATATCAATCATGA
- a CDS encoding IDEAL domain-containing protein, with product MENQTDVKRHFIVNSVHTINQLGVELVIEEALKNQRKRELQQLIDAALIDRNEQAFNMYTQEYLKLEEVNVE from the coding sequence ATGGAAAACCAAACAGATGTAAAAAGACATTTTATTGTAAATTCTGTACACACAATTAACCAGCTTGGTGTTGAACTTGTCATTGAAGAAGCTTTAAAAAATCAAAGAAAGCGAGAACTTCAACAATTAATTGACGCTGCACTAATTGATAGAAATGAACAGGCATTTAATATGTATACTCAGGAATATTTGAAGTTGGAGGAAGTTAACGTTGAGTAA